The Prevotella melaninogenica region CCCTTTTTCCAATGTGGTCTGCACAGCCTTGAGCATCATACACTCATGCAAGTCCACGTCTATCACACCGATGCCGAGGATCTCAAGACCGTGCTTTACCGCACCTGCACAGCCCGACCAAAACGTACCCACGTATGGGGTATGCTTCCCAGCCTTCTTGATGAAGCTTGGATCAATAACGATGGCATTGAGCCCTTTACCCTGCTTGAAGGCGAAAGCACTCAGCCACATATTTATTTCGAGCCAGTTCACGCTGCGCTCTGCCGTCTGCCGATAGCATTGTTCGCCACGCTTTCCATAGCGTCCCATCTGCGTAAAATTACATTTCCTTGGGATGACCATCAAAAGAAAAAGCATTTCCATGACGTTTGTTTGAATACTTTTGTTTAACTTTGCTCCATCTTCAGCACTAAATGCTGCTTTGCAGAGCTTCATATATCGGCTAATCAAGTTGGTTATCAGCATAAACTTTATTGTCTTTTTACATCTATAAAGTTACTGAAATTCAATGAGATAGCCGATTTTATTATGTTATACTTTGTTATATTCTATTGCCTAATTATCTCTTTCTCAGAGACTTATCATGTTTTCTTTCTGCCACAATTCCTGTTGGCTTTTGGGTAAAAGCTTCGCAAACTGCGAAAATTTAACGGACTATTGCATAACACAACCACCAAGAAATTGAGAAACCTGAAAACGGTCGTGAACTATGCGAGAAACAGAGGACTTATCATGCATGATCCATTTGCGAATCACAAGCTGCGCTATGAATTGGTAGATCGTGGCTACCTCACAGAAGAAGAGGTACTCCGTATTATGAAGAAGCACTTTGACATAGAACGGCTGGAATTAGTAAAGAATATTTTTATTTTTTCCTGCTTCACGAGATTAGCCTACATTGACGTATATAATCTTACCTACGATAAAATTGTTAACGTAGAAGACAGACAATGACTTATCACCAAGAGATACAAGACAAGCGTAGATGAAAACGTCATGTTACTGGATATTCCACTTGCCATTATAAGAAAGTACTACGACATCAATAGAAAAGGGGGGAAAGTCTTTCCTATGTTGAGCAACCAGCGTATCAACTCATATTTGAAAGAAATTGCCGACCTTTGTGGCATAAAAAAGAATCTGACCTTCCACATGACAAGGCATACTTTTGCCACTATGTCTATATCCAAAGGGGTACCAATGGAGTCTGTATCAAAGATGCTTGGACATACAAATATCAGAATAACTCAGATTTATGCACGAATAACAAATAAGAAAGTTGAACGTGACATGGAAGAACTGGCTGGAAAGCTCAGTAAGTTCAATACAGCCATGGGCATATAATATATTAATGTATAACCCTAAAATAATAGATGATTATGGAAACAAAGAAAGAATTATCTTACTTCCGATTGAAATTAGAGAATTATCTCAGTGAGCATTTCCCCGAAATGCTGAGTGACAAACCATTCATAACGGCAAGAGCCGATGAAGCCCTAACTTCTTACTGCGATGCTATAACACAAGGCTTTTCTCACCCAGAGGCAGAGGTAATGGCAAGCGAAGTTCTGTATCAAGGACTGCATTTTTCCAAGTACGACACGCTTGTGTCTGTCTTAGAGAATGAGTTCGAGAAAGAACTCCCTTCTCCTCTTCCAGAAAGATTAACACCAATGCTTCTGAAGAATAAGGCTGTGCAAAGCATTTTCAATAAGTACGAACTGGCAGACGACTTTGGTGCAAGTCCAGAGTATGAGAAACTCTACACCGAACTGACAGGGACAATCGTTCTGCTCATTGAGGTCAATGGTCTGCCAACGATAGGCGGTGAGAACATAACTTGATGTAACACCATCGGGAGCTTTTGTAGTTTCAAGAGCCAAGATAACCACTCTTCTCCACACACCAATAGTTTTACAAACACTTGGCTTTGTGTGGAAGAGTATCTTGTTATTGCTCTTGAACTATAAAAGCTCCGATATGAATACAATCATCATGAATCAAGACGTTCTTAAAAGTGCGATTTCTCGCCGATACAATAGAAGCGAGCTTCCATTGTCCTCACGGCTTAACGAAATCGTTCACACACCTGCCTTCATCAAGGCAGACGCATCGAACAAAACCGATAATATCAAGCAGCAGCCGACTTCTCCCAAGCAAGTCCGTCACTTCGGTTGGACACGCTTCATCGAACTCACTATCCTGCTTTCTATCGTTATCGGTGCCATTTGGCTTATCTCGAAGATTGTAACGCCGCAAGTCGTAACCACCGTGTCAGTCATTGCAGGTTTTCTGATACTGCGCTTTATTGTCAGAGTCATTCTCCAAGTTACCTTTACGCTGCTAAAATACATATTTTGGATTGCCTTTCTCGGTGCAATTTTGCTCTGCTTGCTTTGAGCAATAAAAGGAATAACTTTTGTTTATTTCCATGAAACTATGTACCTTTGCATTCCTTGTAGTTCCCACTGGACAATAAAGTTCAATGGATAAAAGCTACAGGTTAAAATTATGAAGATACATAATATTAGACATCTCTATTTTTTTTAGACCTTATGGAATAGAGCTCTGTCTCAAAATCTCAAAAAGGTCCAGTGTTGTTAGAACAAGCCTGTACATGTTCGTGCATATGCACGCTTCCGCCTTGGTAAGTGGGAGTTTGTAAGAGAACATTGTAGAAGTTACCCTAAAAGGTAATATGTTTAGCCCTATCAGCCTCACCAGCTGATAGGCTGTTTTTATGGGTGACTATCTCAAAATGTGAGATAGTCATCTTTTTTGTTTTCCGTTTCAGGCGTTGCACTTTCGCTTCTCTTCCATATCTCCACAACATGCGATGTCGCAGGACGGATGCTGTTCCCTTTTTATCCGCAAAGGTAGTACGGGGCTTGTGGCTTTCAAAAGGTCTAAGCCGCTTGGTTTGTCTGGAAAATCTCCACACCTACGGGTAGTATTTTCCGCCAAAACCTTGTGTAAGCCTGCCCCGCTACCTCTATTTTGCTACAAAAAGGACGAGTTGTTGAGGGCTTTGCCCGAAAAATCAGCATACTCCGATCTTTGGACGCATAAAAGAATGTCGCTATGGATAAGCAAAAAATAAATACAAAATCTTCGATGAACAGAAAAGGATATAGCTCCTCCTCTCATTACCGCATTAACCCTGTGGCTGAAGAAAGTGAGCAAGTGTTGGCAATTAAGTTTGTACAATGGGACGTACTCCCTTTGGAGAGCCTTTGTAACAGCAAAGTATATCTCCTTCGTGTGAAACTCAATCGTGGCGAGTGTATGAGCCGTGAGGAAAAGAATTGGCTATGTGAAGCGGTGAACTCTAATACCTACTTCCGTACTGCCGTTCCCCTACAAGGCTATCGCTTTGACTTCTTTGATGTACTGAAGAAATATCTTGTCAATCAGTACGGACAATGGACAGAGTATTACGCACCCGACAGAACAAGCCTAAGAGCCTACCTATATGGGCGCATCAATCAGATAGTAGAAATCCCAAAATACTAAGCAATATGAAAGGTACAGAACATTTTACACGGACAATAGCCGAGTATCTTAATCAGCGTGCTATGACAGACCCATTATTTGCCCCTAACTTGTTGAAACCAAACAAGAATATCGAGGAGTGCATCACCTACATTCTTAATGAAGTGCAGAAAAGCGGTTGTAACGGCTTTGATGATGATGACGAGTTGTTGAGAGCTTAGCTCGAAAAAATCTTCTCTATGGCTGTTCACTACTACGATGAGGACGAGATAGAAGTAGGAAAGGCTGTTTCTTGCCAAGTAGCCGTTAATCACGTTGTGGAACTAACGGAGGAAGAAAAAGCCAATGCAAGGCAGGAAGCCATTAAGCAATATCAGCGTGAGGAACTTGCTAAGTTACAGAGCCGTAACGCACGAGTGAAAAAGACTGAGAACGCGACAACCCAAGTACAACCATCACTATTCGATTTTTAAGCCTATGAAACCGAGAAACAAATTTGAAAAGGCAGTTTTGGAACAAAGCAAGCATCTTCGCCCGATAACCACGACACAAAGTAAGTGGGCATTTCGTGAGTGCATAGACCACTTCGCCTACCGCTTGCCAAAAGGTCGCACTACTTGTATGGATTGTGGGCATAGTTGGGTAATGGACAAACATAGAGAAACTTGCACTTGCCCTCATTGCAGGGCAAAGTTGCAGGTCAAGGAAACCTATGAGCGCAAGTTGCAGCAGAAGCAGTATTTCACCCTACTTACCACTTGTGGAGAGTTTCAAGTATTGCGTATGTTCCTACTTATTGTGGGTATGGAGAAAGGTTACAAAGCACAGACTTCTATAATTGAGATTGGGCAATATTGGTGGAATATGCAGGGACGAAAAGCTGTAGTTGCCATACAGAGGGTATTGGGACACTATGTTGATACATTTTCCTATTATAGTCCTATGGCGATACGCAACGATAATGAAGCCTATCAGCATATTGCCTACTCACCGATATATCCGAAGTTCAAGGTTACAGACATACTTCGTAGAAATGGTTTTAAGGATAATTTCTATGGCATTGTGCCTACTAAGTTTATTCCTGCATTACTTACAGACAGCCGAGTGGAAACATTGCTAAAAGCAGGTCGCACAGAGCATTTACGTTACTTTCTTGGCAACAAGAGAACTTTTGAAGAACTATGGTAATCCTACAAGATTGCAGTTCGTAAGGGCTATTAGATTGTGGATATTTCCCTTTGGAGTGATTATGTAGATACACTTAGAAGATTAGGTAAGGATATTCATAGTCCAAAATATTTATGCCCCGCAGACCTTAAAGGCGAACACGACCGCAGACACGAGGAACTTCTCAAATTGCGTAAAAGGGAGGAGATAGAACAGAAGCAGCAGAAGGCAATGGAAGACGAAAAGCGTTTCAAGGAACTCAAATCCAAGTTTTTTGGTATCTGTTTTACAGATGGCACTATTCAAGTCCACGTATTGGAGAGCGTGCAGGAACATTTAGAAGAAGGTGTATCAATGCACCATTGCGTATTTTCTAATGCATACTACCTTAAGGAAGACTCCCTTATCCTTTCGGCTACCATTGAAGGCAAGAGAATAGAAACCATTGAAATGTCTTTACGAACTTTGGAAGTGGTACAAAGTCGTGGAGTGTGCAATAAGAATACAGAATACCACGAGCAGATAGTAAACCTTGTCAATGCCAATCGGGAACTTATAAGCCGAAGAATGAAAGCTACAGCATAAAGTATGAACCATTAAATTATCAGAGATATGAAAACAGAGATTGAAAATATCATCTACAACTATGCGGATGAATTGAAAATCGGCGGACAAAGAGAAAGCCAAATACCGCATATTCTCATTAGGGTTATCAACGCAATAACCCTATCCGACAGCAAAGAGGAGTTAAGGTCGGCTATCAACAAAATAGCCGAAGAAACAGAACTTGACAAGTTCTTTGCCTACGGCTATGGCGCACATCACTTTTGGCTCACACATCGCAAATTATCTAATGGAGAGCCAAAGGAATACAGATTATTAAAGGTTGAATTTTAAGATTATGAAGAAGAAAGTTTACAGAGTTCGGACACAATACGTCTTTGAAGGAGTATTCGATGTGGTTGCGGAGAGCAAGGAAGACGCACGGCAGAAAGTCCTGCAAGATTGTGGCTTGGTTATGGGTGGAAGTATTCACAGCACTTTGTCCGATGAGGAAATCAATTGGGCTTTCTTCACGCACCCCGAAGTAAGGACGGGACAGATAATCGTTCAAGAAGAGCAGACACCATAAAGCGGTCGGCAGATTTGCCGACCGCTCCTTTCTTTCGTGAGCTTCGGGTGGACAAAGAAAGGAGCAAAGAAACCACGATGAAAAACACCTTGTTACTTTTGACAGTGAATTGAGATGGCTCAAAAGTAACAAAAAACCCCAATTAGAAAATAAGCCCAATTTATCGCTATCTTTGTTGACAGGATAAGGCCATGAGGGTAAGCATAACTTCTTATTTACACAAAACTTTGGACAGAACCGCTATACTATTTTTCTACCACCGTGTTGACACTTGTAGGAAAATAAGTGCTTATTTGGCTTTTAACCACCTCTTCAAAGGTGTTAATTGTTCGTTTCCGTTGTCTAATCTATATTTTACATAGTAACCTTTTTGTATGTAACTGCCATTTATATCTTTACTGTTTCCATCTTCATAATCTATATAAGGATAAATAGCGAGATATTCAGCTCCCCCGAAAGTTTCATAAGTTTTGTTAATTGGTAATAATGCGATATGTTCTTTGTACTTTGCAGCATCTCCTAAACCTAACTCCCAATTACACCATTTTGAGTTGATTGCATTTGGTGTGGCTACCAAAATAAATTTATCAGCAATCTTTATTTTCTGTTTTAAAGAATGAGCTGTTTTTGCATTAGTATAAGCGGGCATAGAAGAATCCATCCAATCTACATACACATCAACCCCTTCCTCTTTAAGGAAAGCAACTACGCCCTGAAGTATTTCTTGTTCATCATGTTTGTGAGAAAGAAATACCATTGGGCGAGATTTGTCTCTGTAAAAGTTTTCATTTAAATTTACGATATTGTCAGCAGAGAACATATTTGTTCTCCTTCTATAACCTGATAGTTGTGTTTCAGATATAAAGCTCATAATTAATCTAAGTTTATATGCACATCATATGCATCTTTGTTATTTTTTATTTTAATTGCTTTTTCGATATAACAATTATGATTTCTCATAAACTCATCCCATTTTACAGTTTTAAAGAATGAAGGCTCATCATTTGTATATATATTTTTTCCATTACATTGTCGAAACTGTTTATCCTTGATATTAAAACTGTTATCTCGTAATATTTTAAACAACTTACTTGTGTAATGGGTAGTGCAATTACAATCTAAATCAGATTTATAATACCAATCATATAATCCCGTTTCGTCAGGAAGTACAACCCCCAATATGGCATTCATTTGTTTTGTATAGCTACCATTTGGCACTGTGCGTAGTGAATACGAAACCTCCCAAGGAATCCATTGATCTTTTTCTGGCTCATTAGTTTTCATTCCTTTAGATATTAGGATAATAGTTATTGAGCACTGCCTAATTTTTCCCTTCAATTTTGTTTCAATAGTCATATCAGAGAAATCAGCCAAGCTTTCGCCATCCTTTTCACCAAGATTTATGTTATCTTTACCTATTTTGTCTTGTAATTTATCTACATAATGACGGGCTTTAGTTGGGACCTTTTGTCTTAGCCCCCATCCACTATCTTCATATATTCCCAAGTCTTGTACTTGGGTATCAGCATATTTGTATGATATAAAAACTTTTCTTCCCATAACCTATCTATATGATTTTCTTACTTGAATTGCTTTTTCTACTAGACTAGTGATATTGTTTTTAATGTCATTGTATGCATATTTACTTGATCTGTACTCCGTTTCAAAAGTAGGTATATAACTTGCAAAGGGTTTTTACCTTTAAGAGATTGCTCTCCATTAGAATTTTCGAGTCTATCTATATAAATTCCACAAACAGCTTTCCCTAATTCCCAAGCTCGCTCAATTTCATACTTTACCCACTTTCTTTCGCTTGTTTTCTCTCCTATTAAAACGATTAAACAAGATTTGTCTTTCAGATTGTCATCAATCCACCTTTTGATAGAGGCTTCACTTTGTTTGATTTCCTCCCATTTGTTTCCACTAACGGGTTGATTCCCTTCTACCACTCCCATATTACGAACTTGTCCAGCTCGCCAGTTATCATTATCAAAATGGAAACTATAAAAAACTTTTCTACTCATAATAAATTATATTTTATCAATTAAATACTTCTGAAATAGAGACATATAGGCATAGTCTTTTACTAATCGCTCATTTTTGTCTGTAAATCGCTCATCATATATTTTTTTTTGCACCAGCTCCTGTACTTGCTATGGGTAAAACCAACGCTTTGGGATGCTTTTCTATAAACATATTGTATTCCTCTTCTACACCTTCCATTCCTCCAATGAAAATTCCAGCAGCAAATTCAGACTCACCGAGCATCCTGCTCCTCATATGTAATAGAGAATTTTCTCTATCATCAACAATATCTGTCAATACTATGTTTTTGAACTTATTGTTATCTTTCGGGAAGTATTTTTCAAAAAATCTTGACTGGTATAAGGTTACATGCTCTTGGATATTCAAATTCAATTTTTCCATTACATGATATATTAGAGGCGTAATAGAAGGATGACCGCCCCAAATGAGCCTATAACGTGGGAGTACTACTGTCGTTAATGCTATTACAGCATCTCGTATTGCTATAATATCTGCAGTCTCGATATATTGAGGATCTCTTTCTTGCAAAGGAATGCTTGCTGAGAGAAATATATTTTTTATTTCGTTGTTTCCAGCCATTTCTTAAATTCTTGTTTTTTTAAAGTAAATATGTCTTTTTTTAAGTTGTTATTTAACCAATCTAGATGCTTCAACCATTTGTC contains the following coding sequences:
- a CDS encoding DUF1896 domain-containing protein; translated protein: METKKELSYFRLKLENYLSEHFPEMLSDKPFITARADEALTSYCDAITQGFSHPEAEVMASEVLYQGLHFSKYDTLVSVLENEFEKELPSPLPERLTPMLLKNKAVQSIFNKYELADDFGASPEYEKLYTELTGTIVLLIEVNGLPTIGGENIT
- a CDS encoding toll/interleukin-1 receptor domain-containing protein, whose amino-acid sequence is MSFISETQLSGYRRRTNMFSADNIVNLNENFYRDKSRPMVFLSHKHDEQEILQGVVAFLKEEGVDVYVDWMDSSMPAYTNAKTAHSLKQKIKIADKFILVATPNAINSKWCNWELGLGDAAKYKEHIALLPINKTYETFGGAEYLAIYPYIDYEDGNSKDINGSYIQKGYYVKYRLDNGNEQLTPLKRWLKAK
- a CDS encoding TIR domain-containing protein, whose translation is MGRKVFISYKYADTQVQDLGIYEDSGWGLRQKVPTKARHYVDKLQDKIGKDNINLGEKDGESLADFSDMTIETKLKGKIRQCSITIILISKGMKTNEPEKDQWIPWEVSYSLRTVPNGSYTKQMNAILGVVLPDETGLYDWYYKSDLDCNCTTHYTSKLFKILRDNSFNIKDKQFRQCNGKNIYTNDEPSFFKTVKWDEFMRNHNCYIEKAIKIKNNKDAYDVHINLD
- a CDS encoding TIR domain-containing protein, coding for MSRKVFYSFHFDNDNWRAGQVRNMGVVEGNQPVSGNKWEEIKQSEASIKRWIDDNLKDKSCLIVLIGEKTSERKWVKYEIERAWELGKAVCGIYIDRLENSNGEQSLKGKNPLQVIYLLLKRSTDQVNMHTMTLKTISLV